The genomic interval ATAATACACCCGTTTTCTTTATCAAAGACCCGAAGAAGTTTTCAGATTTTATTCATACCCAAAAACGCGATCCAAGAACGAATTGTAAAAGTCCGACGATGATGTGGGATTTTTGGAGTTTAAATCCGGAGAGTTTGCACCAAGTGATGATTTTGATGAGTGATCGTGGAACTCCTCACGGATTCAGACACATGCATGGATTTGGATCACATACATTCAGTATGATTAACGCAAAAAATGAACGCGTTTGGGTAAAATTCCATTTCGAAACACAGCAAGGGATCAAAAACTTTACTGGAGATGATGCTGGAGAAATGAAAGGGAAAGATCCGGATTTTGCTCAGCGCGATTTGGTGGATGCAATTGATCGAAAGGATTTTCCAAAATGGGACTTGAAAATTCAAGTAATGACGGATGAACAGGCAAAACAATTCCCCTTCAATCCGTTTGACCTAACGAAAGTTTGGCCGCATGGAGATTTTCCGTTAATCGATGTTGGAGTGATGGAGCTGAATCAAATTCCAAAGAACTACTTTGCAGATGTGGAACAAAGTGCGTTTGCACCAGCTCACGTAGTGGACGGAATAGGATATTCCCACGATAAAATGCTTCAAGGAAGATTGTTATCTTATCCAGATGCACATCGTTACCGTTTGGGTGTAAATTTTGAGCAAATTCCAGTAAATCAATGCCCGTATATGGTCGCTAATTACGAACGTGATGGCTTGATGGCTGTAAATGGAAACGGAGAAGATGCTCCAAATTACAATCCTAACAGCTTTGATGATATTGAAATCGATCAGGCATACAAAGAGCCGCCGATTCAATTGGATAGTACATTAGCTGATTGGTATGACCGCAATGGAGAAAATGACAACGATCATTATACCCAACCTGGTTTATTATTTACCAAAGCCATGAATGATTACGACCGTCACAACTTGGTTTCAAATATTGTGGATGCAATGAGTGGAATAACTGGTCCAAAGAAAGACCTCATTATCAATCGCCAATTGTG from Fluviicola taffensis DSM 16823 carries:
- a CDS encoding catalase, with protein sequence MEENKKRLTTASGKPYVEDENSMSIGARGPLLLQDFILHEKMAHFNRERIPERVVHAKGSGAFGTFTVTHDISKYTKAKIFNKIGKETKMFARFSTVGGEKGSADTERDPRGFALKFYTEDGNWDLVGNNTPVFFIKDPKKFSDFIHTQKRDPRTNCKSPTMMWDFWSLNPESLHQVMILMSDRGTPHGFRHMHGFGSHTFSMINAKNERVWVKFHFETQQGIKNFTGDDAGEMKGKDPDFAQRDLVDAIDRKDFPKWDLKIQVMTDEQAKQFPFNPFDLTKVWPHGDFPLIDVGVMELNQIPKNYFADVEQSAFAPAHVVDGIGYSHDKMLQGRLLSYPDAHRYRLGVNFEQIPVNQCPYMVANYERDGLMAVNGNGEDAPNYNPNSFDDIEIDQAYKEPPIQLDSTLADWYDRNGENDNDHYTQPGLLFTKAMNDYDRHNLVSNIVDAMSGITGPKKDLIINRQLCHFFRANPNLGTAVAKGLNVDLDEVMKAMKHE